One window of Triplophysa rosa linkage group LG8, Trosa_1v2, whole genome shotgun sequence genomic DNA carries:
- the ubxn11 gene encoding UBX domain-containing protein 11 — MSSPLATLRKGKRAPLPDIQSDGERKPYKERSDTDCGTTLFRDIFSQNQPAPFSMNNASRSKVMQKMKAKEASAPSDFELMSSMMQKISLLEKKVKTQAMDIECKAQRISVLEDKLSLLQEAREKSVNNEIQDEELSKLCIRLQKQVLEMEKFLNDYGMIWVGSCEEPDVLWLPETEQASTSTGTSVPRRFEMNYDLVMQNIRELNILAGEGESHVTPMPGGAKLTQQSSIPLWLYKNGIIMFGGPFRSYQDPTTQECMQDLMDGFFPSELQERFPYGVPFQIHDRREEKFIVKRPWTEFPGKGQTIDGARGQSEDGSEQAMFRSPKHSQIPGTKLSMEQFLRKLPECVVKSGKVISIRDSIKAHLQGMPDGAKSQSTTIVETPVLQALRESETDCSGEDITTLRIKSEDGVETFIVKMHFSDTIGDLRRYLDMKRQPGGPPYDIISTFPKRCYNDDTQTLLSCGLIPNAVLILRPQASFPRR; from the exons ATGAGCTCCCCACTTGCTACTTTAAGAAAGGGCAAACGAGCTCCTCTGCCTGACATACAGAGCGATGG GGAGAGAAAGCCTTACAAAGAAAGGTCAGACACCG ACTGTGGAACTACATTATTCCGAGATATTTTCTCACAAAACCAACCGGCGCCCTTCAGCATGAACAATGCTTCAAGATCAAAGGTCATGCAGAAGATGAAAGCCAAAGAAG CTTCTGCACCGAGTGATTTTGAACTGATGTCCAGTATGATGCAGAAGATCAGCCTGCTggagaaaaaagtaaaaactcaGGCTATGGATATAGAGTGCAAG GCACAAAGAATATCAGTTCTGGAAGACAAACTGAGTCTTTTGCAAGAGGCAAGAG AGAAATCTGTAAATAATGAGATCCAAGATGAAGAATTGAGTAAATTATGCATCAGACTTCAAAAGCAAGTTTTGGAAATGGAG AAGTTTCTGAATGATTATGGAATGATCTGGGTTGGAAGTTGCGAAGAACCTGACGTTTTGTGGCTTCCGGAGACTGAACAAGCCAGCACATCGACAG GAACTTCTGTTCCaagaaggtttgaaatgaactaTGACCTAGTCATGCAGAACATCCGAGAGCTAAACATCTTAGCAGGGGAAGGCGAGTCCCATGTGACCCCCATGCCAGGTGGGGCCAAACTTACCCAGCAGTCCTCTATACCCCTGTGGCTCTACAAAAACGGAATTATCATGTTCGGCGGACCATTCCGCTCCTACCAGGATCCAACAACGCAG GAATGCATGCAAGACTTGATGGATGGATTTTTCCCGTCTGAGCTTCAGGAAAGGTTTCCTTATGGTGTGCCCTTCCAG ATTCATGACAGACGGGAGGAGAAATTCATAGTCAAGCGACCTTGGACAGAGTTTCCTGGAAAAGGACAAACTATAGATGGAGCACGCGGGCAGTCAGAAGACGGTTCTGAGCAGGCCATGTTTAGGTCACCAAAACATAGTCAAATACCAG GAACAAAGCTGTCCATGGAACAGTTTCTCAGAAAGCTCCCAGAGTGTGTGGTGAAGTCAGGCAAAGTGATAAGCATTCGTGACTCGATAAAAGCTCATCTACAG GGCATGCCTGATGGTGCCAAGAGTCAATCGACGACCATTGTGGAAACACCTGTCTTACAGGCGCTGAGAGAAAG TGAGACAGATTGTTCAGGAGAAGACATCACCACATTACGAATAAAGTCAGAAGATGGTGTGGAGACATTCATCGTGAAAATGCACTTTAGCGATACAATTGGAGATCTGCGTCGTTACCTGGACATGAAAAG ACAACCAGGTGGTCCCCCATATGACATCATCAGCACATTTCCGAAGCGTTGCTACAACGATGACACTCAGACGCTCCTGTCATGCGGTCTAATTCCAAATGCAGTGCTGATTCTACGTCCACAAGCGTCATTTCCACGGCGATGA